From the Kitasatospora atroaurantiaca genome, the window CGGACGTCATGCAGAAGGGCTGACCCCCTGGCCCCACGAGACGGGCGGTACCCCCACGCCGGGGTGCCGCCCGTCGGCGTACTCCGCCGGTCCTACTCCTGCCGCCCCATGACCCGCCCACCCGCCCGGCGGTAGCGTGGGGGACATGTCGACCGAAGAGCCCACCGCCGCCTGCGACCCCTGCCTGGGCGGGATCGAGGCCGTCAGCACGGCGGTGCTCGCGATGAGCCGGCACCTGGAGGTCCGCGAGGTGCTGCGGCGGATCACCGCCTCCGCCCGCAGCCTCCTCGGCGCCGAGTACGCCGCGCTCGGGGTGCCCGACGACCACGGCGGCTTCGCCCAGTTCGTCGTCGACGGCGTCACCGACGAACAGTGGAAGGCCATCGGCCCGCTGCCCCGCCAGCACGGCGTACTGGCCACCATGCTGCACCAGCTGACGCCCACTCGGCTCACCGACGTCCGCCAGGCCCCCGCCTTCGAGGGATGGCCCGCCGCGCACCCCGACATGAAGGACTTCCTCGGGATGCCGATCATCGACGGCACCGAGATCCTCGGCGCGGTCTTCCTCGCCAACAAGAAGGGCGGATTCACCGAGCACGACGAGGAACTGCTCCGCATCCTCGCCGCGCACGCCGCCCTCGCCCTCGGCAACGCCCGCCTCTACGAACGCAGCCGCGAACTCACCCTGGCCGGCGAACGGGCCAGGATCGCCCACGACCTCCACGACGCCGTCTCGCAGAAGCTCTTCTCGCTGCGCCTCACCGCCAAGGCCGCCGCCACCCTGGTCGACCGCGACCCGGTCCGCGCCCGCGCCGAACTCGCCGAGGTCGCCCGCCTCGCCGCCGAGGCAGCGGACGAGCTGCGCGCCGTGGTGGTCGAGCTACGCCCGGCCGCACTGGACGAGGACGGACTGGTCGCCACCCTCGCCTCCCAGGTCCAGGTGCTCGACCGCGCGCACACCGCCGCCGTGCGGTTCAGCTCCCAGGGTGTCCGGACGCTGCCGCCGGCCCAGGAGGCGGCCGTCCTGCGGGTCGCCCAGGAGGCGCTGCACAACGCCCTCCGGCACTCCGAGGCCGCCAGCGTCGAGGTCACGCTGGCCGGCACGCCCGCGCGCGGGGCCGTGCTGCGGGTCGCCGACGACGGCCGGGGCTTCGACCCGGCGGCCGTCCGGCGGGCGGGGCGCCACCTCGGCCTGGTGTCGATGCGCGACCGGGTCGCGACCGTCGGCGGCAGACTGTCCCTGGAATCGGCCCCCGGCAAGGGGACGGTCATCGAGCTGGAGGTTCCCGGTGCCTGACACATCACCACCGATCCGCGTCCTCCTGGTGGACGACCACCAGGTGGTCCGGCGCGGCCTGCGGACCTTCCTGGAGGTGCAGGACGACATCGAGGTGGTCGGCGAGGCCGCCGACGGTGCCGAGGGCGTCGCCAAGGCCCAGGAGCTGCTCCCCGACGTGGTCCTGATGGACCTGAAGATGCCCGGGGTCGACGGCATCGAGGCGCTCAAGCTGCTCAAGGAGGAGGGCAGCAAGGCCCGGATCCTGATCGTCACCAGCTTCACCGAGCACCGCACCATGGTCCCCGCCCTGCGGGCCGGCGCGGCCGGCTACGTGTACAAGGACGTCGACCCGGAGGCCCTCGCCGGGGCGATCCGCTCCGTCCACGCCGGGCACGTCCTGCTCCAGCCCGAACTCGCCGAGGCACTGCTCTCCGACGACGGCCCCCGCGCCCCGCAGGGCCGGGGCGGCACCCTGACGGAGCGTGAGCGCGAAGTCCTCGGCCACATCGCGGACGGCCGCTCCAACCGGGAGATCGCCCGCAGCCTCCACCTCTCCGAGAAGACGGTGAAGACGCACGTCTCCAACATCCTGATGAAGCTGGACCTCGCCGACCGCACCCAGGCCGCCCTCTGGGCCGTCCGCAACGGCGAAGCCTAGGACGTCGGGGTAGCTCCTCAGGGGCGCGGGGAACTGCGCTGCCGGCCATGCACCTCCGTAGAGGGTTGGTCGCGCACGCAGTTAATCAAGCTCGGCCCGCGCCCCTGGGATGCCCCTTCCCGCCGGGATACCCTGCGCCGTCAGGCTCGCTCGTCCACCAACGCGTTGTACGCGGCGACCTGAGCCCGGCGGGCCGTTCGCCGCAGGGGCGCCAGCACCTCCCGACGGGCCGTCATCTCCGAGGCGCTGACCGCCGCGCCGTGCCCGCTCAGCGCGATCGACAGCAGCGCCGAGATCTGCCGGGCCGACTCCAGGACCCGTACCGCGCGCGGCGGATATCCGGGAGCGAGCAGCTCCGCGTGCCCACGCCGGCGGTACTGCTCCAGCGCCCGCAGCGCCTCCGGCCCCGCACCCGCCACGTCCAGCTTGGTCAGCAGCAGCGTGGTCTCGCGCAGCCCGTCCGCGAGCTCCCGCTCCGCCTCGTGCAGCGAGGGGACGTCGGCCGGCGGGGCCTCGTTGACCGTCGAGCAGCGCCAGAGCACCGTCGCCGACTGATCCCCGGCCGGACCGAACACCTCGACCTCGGGCACCAGCCCGAGCGGCACCCCGACCGCGAGGACGGCCTCCCCGGCGGCCAATGCCCGGGTGTTGAACGCGGCCGGACCGGTCAGCCCGAGCGGGTGCCCGGCGCTGGGCAGCGCGAGCCGCAGCCCGGTCACCCCGAGCACGCGCAGCCGCCCGAGCGCCCAGGTCAGCCCGTGCAGCTCGCCCGGCTCGTCCCCGGGCAGCCCGGTCACCCGGTGCGTCTCGTCCTCGCCGAGGACGGCCGCCGCGGCATTGTCCGGCGGCACGAAACCGCCCAGCAGGGCGTTGCCCCATGCGGTCAGCCGCCCCGAGCGCGGCTCTTCGAAAGGATTGTCAGCGGGAGTAACGAGCATCCGGCCAGCCTACGGAAAAGTCCGCCATCCGCGTGGCGTAGGTTTGGGCTGTGCTGCGAGCGGCGCACCCCCTCCGAGCCCCATCCGGCAGCCGGGGGTAGGCTGCCCGCCCGCACCGACTGTCGACACGAGTGGACCGCACCCCGAGGACCCGCGCGCAGGACCCTCGGACGGCCGAATTCTGCATTGGGGAAGGCGTAGGCATGAGCGACGTGCTGGAGCTGGTGGACGTATCCGTGGTCCGGGAGGGGCGCGCGCTTGTCGACCAGGTGTCCTGGTCGATCTCCGAGGGTGAGCGCTGGGTGATCCTCGGCCCCAACGGTGCCGGCAAGACGACCCTGCTGCAGGTCGCCTCCACCTACCTCTTCCCGAGCACCGGCACCGCCGCGATCCTGGGCGAGAAGCTCGGCTCGGTCGACGTCTTCGACCTGCGCCAGCGGATCGGCCTGGCCGGCGCGTCCATGATCGACAAGCTGCCGGGCGAGCAGACCGTGCTGCAGACGGTGCTCACCGCCGCGTACGGCATGACGGCCGGCTGGCGCGAGCAGTACGAGACCACCGACGAGTCCCGCGCGCTCGCCCTGCTGGACCGCCTCGGCATGGCCGACTTCACCGCCCGCAAGTTCGGCACCCTCTCCGAGGGCGAGCGCAAGCGCACCCTGATCGCCCGCGCCCTGATGACCGACCCCGAGCTGCTGCTCCTCGACGAGCCGGCCGCGGGTCTGGACCTGGGCGGCCGCGAGGACCTGGTCCGCCGCCTGGGCGCGCTGGCCCAGGACGAGTACGCCCCGGCGATGGCGATGGTGACCCACCACGTCGAGGAGATCGCCCCGGGCTTCACCCATGTCCTGATGATCCGCCAGGGCAAGGTGCTGACCGCGGGCCCGATCGACACCGCGCTGACGGCGCGCAACCTCTCGCTCTGCTTCGGGCTGCCGCTGACCCTGGAGCGCCACGGCGACCGCTGGTCCGCGCAGGGTCTCCCGCTGGGCTGAACCGTCCGGAACTCCACTGAACTGGAACCGCTCGTACGGACGGCCGGTTTCCGCCCGTCCACCTGCGGGAACTTACCGCGGCGAGTAGGTTCCCCTCCCTAGGATGGCTCTGTGGACAGCTGGATCTGGTGGCTCCTGGCCGCCGTCGGACTCGGAATACCGCTGGTGCTCACGGCCATGCCGGAGTTCGCCATGTTCGCGGTCGGGGCCGGCGCAGCCGCCCTCGCCGCCGGGCTGGGCGCGGGGGTGGTGACGCAGTTCCTGCTTTTCGTGGGCGTCTCCGTCGC encodes:
- a CDS encoding GAF domain-containing sensor histidine kinase, whose protein sequence is MSTEEPTAACDPCLGGIEAVSTAVLAMSRHLEVREVLRRITASARSLLGAEYAALGVPDDHGGFAQFVVDGVTDEQWKAIGPLPRQHGVLATMLHQLTPTRLTDVRQAPAFEGWPAAHPDMKDFLGMPIIDGTEILGAVFLANKKGGFTEHDEELLRILAAHAALALGNARLYERSRELTLAGERARIAHDLHDAVSQKLFSLRLTAKAAATLVDRDPVRARAELAEVARLAAEAADELRAVVVELRPAALDEDGLVATLASQVQVLDRAHTAAVRFSSQGVRTLPPAQEAAVLRVAQEALHNALRHSEAASVEVTLAGTPARGAVLRVADDGRGFDPAAVRRAGRHLGLVSMRDRVATVGGRLSLESAPGKGTVIELEVPGA
- a CDS encoding response regulator; the protein is MPDTSPPIRVLLVDDHQVVRRGLRTFLEVQDDIEVVGEAADGAEGVAKAQELLPDVVLMDLKMPGVDGIEALKLLKEEGSKARILIVTSFTEHRTMVPALRAGAAGYVYKDVDPEALAGAIRSVHAGHVLLQPELAEALLSDDGPRAPQGRGGTLTEREREVLGHIADGRSNREIARSLHLSEKTVKTHVSNILMKLDLADRTQAALWAVRNGEA
- a CDS encoding ABC transporter ATP-binding protein encodes the protein MSDVLELVDVSVVREGRALVDQVSWSISEGERWVILGPNGAGKTTLLQVASTYLFPSTGTAAILGEKLGSVDVFDLRQRIGLAGASMIDKLPGEQTVLQTVLTAAYGMTAGWREQYETTDESRALALLDRLGMADFTARKFGTLSEGERKRTLIARALMTDPELLLLDEPAAGLDLGGREDLVRRLGALAQDEYAPAMAMVTHHVEEIAPGFTHVLMIRQGKVLTAGPIDTALTARNLSLCFGLPLTLERHGDRWSAQGLPLG